In the Kitasatospora terrestris genome, one interval contains:
- a CDS encoding IclR family transcriptional regulator — protein MSQTVDRALTILASLGDGPASLEQAAARIGVHKSTALRLLRTLQEHGFVTRQADHRYRLGGRMFSLAHQALEGIDIRQVAAPYLASLNERYGHTVHLSVLEEGEVLYLDKVEARYPETAGTWLGDASRIGRRAPVVATAAGKVLLAGLPAERLAAALAEQGFPVLTRRAARTEEEFKAELTEVQRRGWAVDEEEYQEAVNCISAPIAGTDGSAIAACSISAPVRVASATELSRLLPELLCTVEAISLAYGGSPTPRWCENRCGAKHEVRASRT, from the coding sequence GTGTCACAGACGGTCGACCGGGCGCTGACCATCCTCGCGTCGTTGGGTGACGGGCCGGCCTCGCTGGAGCAGGCGGCGGCCCGGATCGGGGTGCACAAGTCGACGGCGCTGCGGCTGCTGCGGACGCTGCAGGAACACGGCTTCGTGACCCGGCAGGCGGACCACCGGTACCGGCTGGGCGGGCGGATGTTCTCGCTGGCGCACCAGGCGCTGGAGGGCATCGACATCCGCCAGGTCGCCGCGCCGTACCTGGCCTCCCTGAACGAGCGCTACGGCCACACCGTGCACCTGTCGGTGCTGGAGGAGGGCGAGGTGCTCTACCTGGACAAGGTGGAGGCCCGCTACCCGGAGACGGCGGGGACCTGGCTGGGCGACGCGAGCCGGATCGGCCGGCGCGCCCCGGTGGTGGCGACGGCGGCGGGCAAGGTGCTGCTGGCGGGCCTGCCGGCGGAGCGGCTGGCGGCGGCGCTGGCGGAGCAGGGCTTCCCGGTCCTGACCCGGCGGGCGGCGCGCACCGAGGAGGAGTTCAAGGCGGAGCTGACCGAGGTTCAGCGCCGGGGCTGGGCGGTGGACGAGGAGGAGTACCAGGAGGCGGTGAACTGCATCTCGGCGCCGATCGCCGGGACGGACGGCAGCGCGATCGCCGCGTGCTCGATCTCGGCGCCGGTCCGGGTGGCGAGCGCGACCGAGCTGAGCCGGCTGCTGCCGGAGCTGCTGTGCACGGTCGAGGCGATCTCGCTGGCCTACGGCGGCTCGCCTACTCCTCGCTGGTGCGAGAACCGTTGCGGTGCCAAGCACGAGGTGCGCGCCAGCCGTACTTGA
- a CDS encoding trimeric intracellular cation channel family protein, protein MTSEIFPHGVQQTLDLVGIFVFALSGGLLAVRKNMDIFGICVLAEATALGGGVLRDLVIGATPVAAFTNLGYFVTPLAAGVVVFFLHPEVERINLAVQTLDAAGLGLFCVTGTIKAHDYGLGSVSSVACGMLTAAGGGVVRDVLATEPPSLLRWDREIYAVPALIGSAVVAILIATGSLTPLSASLAAVTAFVTRLLALKYGWRAPRAWHRNGSRTSEE, encoded by the coding sequence GTGACCTCAGAGATCTTTCCGCACGGGGTCCAGCAGACGCTGGACCTCGTCGGCATCTTCGTCTTCGCGCTCTCCGGCGGCCTGCTCGCGGTCCGCAAGAACATGGACATCTTCGGCATCTGCGTGCTGGCCGAGGCGACCGCGCTCGGCGGCGGCGTCCTGCGCGACCTGGTGATCGGCGCCACCCCGGTCGCCGCCTTCACCAACCTCGGCTACTTCGTCACCCCGCTCGCCGCCGGGGTGGTGGTGTTCTTCCTGCACCCGGAGGTCGAGCGGATCAACCTCGCCGTGCAGACCCTGGACGCGGCCGGCCTCGGCCTGTTCTGCGTCACCGGCACCATCAAGGCGCACGACTACGGCCTCGGCTCGGTCTCCTCGGTCGCCTGCGGCATGCTCACCGCCGCCGGCGGCGGCGTGGTCCGCGACGTGCTCGCCACCGAACCCCCCTCGCTGCTGCGCTGGGACCGGGAGATCTACGCCGTCCCCGCCCTGATCGGCTCGGCCGTGGTCGCGATCCTGATCGCCACCGGGAGCCTCACCCCGCTGAGCGCCTCGCTCGCCGCCGTCACCGCCTTCGTCACCCGGCTGCTCGCCCTCAAGTACGGCTGGCGCGCACCTCGTGCTTGGCACCGCAACGGTTCTCGCACCAGCGAGGAGTAG